From the Streptococcus oralis ATCC 35037 genome, one window contains:
- the essB gene encoding type VII secretion protein EssB: MKVQETSIQSKWSKEAGELEIKLSANQFQLNRMKQYRFFLESTAHLAQGAVKEEAEEVVRLSYQIPAGYQSIREAVENKEILERLHLFQKLQFLKEAVDQPMKPFIHPDNLFVSGESVLLGHRGMTDSVVPFSLMKEDLLKQYKALAVFILQPKLNFEELIDSLTTVKNAFAETLFKAETFDEVDHLISEQVRIQEEKRQKEKLFVSKRNYQLFKWGSLGLAIVTVAMGIATGIYTFYVVPKQDKIIQAETSYIAKDYTAVVEGLKSEAPNSLPKGVQYTLAASSLELDNLTQEQKEAVSRNLSQKSSENTLSYWIYIGRGELEKALDIAQNIGDIQYILHAYTKLYDQVNTDSTMSGAKKRELLEKYQKEIDKLQEQLNGSSKANITSKETKNGN, encoded by the coding sequence ATGAAAGTACAAGAGACAAGTATCCAATCCAAGTGGTCGAAAGAGGCTGGTGAATTAGAGATTAAGTTATCCGCTAATCAATTTCAACTGAATCGGATGAAGCAGTATCGATTCTTTTTAGAAAGCACGGCACATTTAGCTCAAGGAGCAGTGAAAGAAGAGGCAGAAGAGGTCGTCCGTCTTTCTTACCAAATTCCAGCAGGTTATCAGTCGATTCGAGAAGCTGTTGAAAATAAAGAAATCTTAGAGCGCCTTCATCTTTTTCAAAAGTTACAATTCTTAAAAGAAGCTGTCGATCAGCCTATGAAACCCTTTATTCACCCAGATAATCTGTTTGTAAGCGGGGAAAGTGTCCTTTTAGGACATAGAGGGATGACAGATAGTGTTGTTCCTTTTTCACTCATGAAAGAGGACTTGTTAAAGCAATATAAGGCTTTAGCTGTGTTCATTTTACAACCTAAGCTCAACTTTGAAGAGTTAATTGATAGTCTTACGACGGTAAAAAATGCTTTTGCGGAAACTCTTTTTAAAGCGGAGACTTTTGATGAAGTAGACCATCTCATTAGTGAGCAGGTTCGTATTCAAGAAGAGAAGCGTCAAAAGGAAAAACTGTTTGTCTCGAAAAGGAACTATCAATTGTTTAAATGGGGTTCTTTAGGACTCGCAATTGTAACAGTTGCGATGGGGATTGCAACAGGTATTTATACTTTTTATGTGGTGCCTAAGCAGGATAAAATCATTCAGGCTGAGACGAGTTACATTGCTAAGGATTATACGGCAGTGGTAGAAGGTCTTAAGTCAGAAGCTCCAAATAGTCTTCCAAAGGGAGTCCAGTATACACTTGCGGCTAGCTCGTTAGAGTTAGACAATCTGACTCAAGAACAAAAGGAAGCTGTATCTAGAAACTTGTCACAGAAATCTAGTGAGAATACTCTTTCTTATTGGATCTATATCGGCCGTGGGGAACTTGAAAAAGCACTTGATATTGCTCAAAATATTGGGGACATTCAGTATATCCTTCATGCTTATACGAAGCTCTATGATCAGGTCAATACAGACAGTACGATGAGCGGAGCGAAAAAGCGAGAACTCCTTGAAAAGTATCAAAAAGAAATTGATAAGTTACAGGAACAATTAAACGGAAGTTCAAAGGCAAATATTACATCAAAGGAGACTAAAAATGGCAACTAA
- a CDS encoding type VII secretion EssA family protein → MKKVQVIFSLLLLCLFLNSGDVRADDGSFEINNQTIYDQGNSPQTTKSKNIPELFLEDSVKKEKQLQKAQQENIHQAQSSLFTGTKDTNSFQSQDKVTRGLFQADYRADETILTGESTSNTSLPTWLSILGFGIGLLGVTYLGVWLGRKYSKVLRFKKESV, encoded by the coding sequence ATGAAGAAGGTTCAAGTCATTTTTAGTCTATTATTGTTGTGTCTTTTTCTTAACTCAGGTGATGTCCGAGCAGATGATGGAAGTTTTGAAATTAATAATCAAACCATCTATGATCAAGGGAACAGTCCTCAGACTACTAAGTCTAAGAATATTCCTGAATTATTTTTAGAAGATAGTGTGAAGAAAGAAAAACAGCTACAAAAAGCACAGCAAGAGAATATTCATCAAGCGCAGTCCTCTCTTTTTACCGGGACTAAAGATACGAATAGTTTTCAGAGTCAGGATAAGGTGACGCGTGGCTTGTTTCAAGCAGATTATAGAGCAGATGAAACAATTTTGACTGGAGAGAGCACCTCTAACACTTCGCTACCTACTTGGCTATCTATTTTGGGATTTGGGATAGGTCTACTTGGAGTGACCTATCTAGGTGTTTGGCTAGGTAGGAAGTACTCAAAAGTGCTTCGTTTTAAGAAGGAGAGTGTGTGA
- the rlmD gene encoding 23S rRNA (uracil(1939)-C(5))-methyltransferase RlmD, with protein MLKKNDIVEVEIVDLTHEGAGVAKVEGLVFFVENALPTEKILMRVLKVNKKIGFGKVEEYLVQSPHRNQDLDLAYLRSGIADLGHLAYPEQLKFKTKQVKDSLYKIAGIRDVEVAETLGMEHPVKYRNKAQVPVRRVNGVLETGFFRKNSHDLMPLEDFFIQDPMIDEVVVALRDLLRRYDLKPYDEKEQSGLIRNLVVRRGHYSGQIMVILVTTRPKVFRVDQLIEQLIKQFPEIVSVVQNINDQNTNAIFGKDWRTLYGQDYITDQMLGNDFQISGPAFYQVNTEMAEKLYQTAIDFAELKGDDVVIDAYSGIGTIGLSVAKHVKEVYGVEVIPEAVENSQKNASINGITNAHYVCDTAENAMKNWLKEGIQPTAILVDPPRKGLTESFIKAGSQTGADRIAYISCNVATMARDIKLYQELGYELKKIQPVDLFPQTHHVECVALLVKA; from the coding sequence ATGTTAAAGAAAAATGATATTGTAGAAGTTGAAATTGTTGATTTGACCCATGAAGGGGCAGGAGTTGCCAAGGTAGAAGGCTTGGTCTTTTTTGTAGAGAATGCTCTTCCGACTGAGAAAATTCTTATGCGTGTCCTTAAAGTCAATAAAAAAATTGGCTTTGGGAAAGTTGAAGAATACCTTGTTCAATCACCTCATCGTAACCAAGATTTAGATTTGGCTTACCTGCGTTCAGGAATTGCTGACTTGGGGCATCTTGCCTACCCAGAACAGCTCAAGTTTAAAACCAAGCAAGTCAAAGACAGTCTCTACAAAATTGCTGGCATTAGAGATGTAGAGGTCGCTGAAACGCTGGGTATGGAACATCCAGTCAAGTACCGAAATAAGGCACAGGTGCCCGTTCGTCGAGTGAATGGTGTCTTGGAAACAGGTTTTTTCCGTAAAAATTCGCATGATCTCATGCCACTGGAAGATTTCTTTATCCAAGATCCTATGATTGATGAGGTAGTAGTGGCCCTACGCGACTTGCTCCGTCGTTATGATTTGAAACCTTATGATGAAAAGGAACAGTCTGGCTTGATTCGAAACCTCGTTGTGCGTCGTGGGCACTATTCAGGACAAATCATGGTCATTTTGGTAACCACTCGTCCGAAAGTTTTCCGTGTTGACCAATTGATCGAACAACTAATCAAGCAATTTCCAGAGATTGTCTCTGTCGTGCAAAATATCAACGACCAGAATACCAATGCTATTTTCGGTAAGGACTGGCGAACACTTTATGGTCAAGACTACATTACCGACCAAATGTTGGGAAATGACTTCCAAATATCTGGACCAGCCTTCTATCAGGTCAATACAGAAATGGCTGAGAAACTCTATCAAACAGCCATTGACTTTGCAGAGTTAAAAGGAGATGATGTGGTGATTGATGCTTACTCAGGAATTGGAACGATTGGATTGTCTGTTGCGAAACATGTAAAGGAAGTCTACGGTGTTGAAGTGATTCCAGAAGCCGTGGAGAATAGCCAGAAAAATGCTAGTATAAATGGCATCACTAATGCCCACTATGTATGTGATACAGCTGAAAATGCTATGAAGAATTGGCTCAAGGAAGGTATCCAACCAACCGCTATCCTAGTCGACCCACCAAGAAAAGGCCTCACAGAAAGCTTTATCAAGGCAGGTAGTCAAACAGGAGCAGACCGCATTGCCTATATCTCCTGCAATGTTGCAACCATGGCGCGTGATATCAAACTCTACCAAGAGTTGGGCTATGAATTGAAGAAAATCCAGCCGGTGGATCTATTTCCTCAAACGCACCACGTGGAGTGTGTAGCTTTGCTTGTAAAAGCCTAG
- the esaA gene encoding type VII secretion protein EsaA, translating into MNSPHKEKRYLKILTAVACVSLLSGSLVYFALKDQSLHYSSEIKQTAKVQYALVNEDKGARFENTDYNLGSDFVTLINQDTENNWETTNRSVAEAGLKSGQFDAVITLPSDFSEKLLSLESVSPEKATVSYQIREGQNEQANQAVHSQVNTVLQGFNQRVVRMYFSSIIRNLSDAQTNVNQMASTELSQNTFIISNIQAPFSTLPDSFRSTQSIANSLKTDNELFKTQQEAFVKSVASSMEANNNSLDVSGKALESTTNSVNEFSKEANTRLEKSTDQYKEQSEKDKATLEKQWTDDQKHYFDLYNALYTVGNAKLKELQSSDTATGSFMADFKAKAGEYKTAQSKVKGNLEAQITSLEKEVAELRALRETIAETYYGSKDLSDQTATDKDIRSAILNLMTKPENRSKLPKQYIEAIASHLPMISSGDLSALIAKLEQDKLISSDEATTYRNALKIVSNYSSELGGSLGQNTTFKYLSSAATVTSPVTYPIHQTLEFDPSTGSQTVQLNIDDAKMGNLELEGVTKDSIEASIRQQLKDTGYHVTAAVSGNTIQVTFVNERTASTTPVASSGSGGSSTSNAGASDAATSTNSTSTSERTAATPTTSSEVSQPSYATLPKKVSVTISGQIKWNLSDDVKKNSYNQVGYSWTDGSSVQASAQLSVFNGKYDTLAEDLPAILKNFQNLDLTAQQIVTLFASPGASLDINQFAGTLSSGTLVQKASPDSVYSLYNNLTDDERASEISDVLVTKYRLAGDNLYKQVDQQLKDVTDILGEKENPKEGTLHQVYQSLPDSDLLVKQASALNTWYGEMQKVLDEAHNQWKDSEKLAYESVVNDQNPQPEKMNTSKLEEDVKSLLSQYDSLRDSSKKAAQATADGAAQVRDISPQIQQLNETTESVQKSADGVLSSLNQSVKETSGTVEKNTSYAEQFGKVLANAKSGGADNKQVFNFLSDPITTKVTEGKTQAASHISIIPYYMTLLLSVISFVIAMTIGRFVKDRQEREETDLLTTKKWDLKLQSFLPTIITVAVGSILFSGVTIGVATAANGFLWFIYSFMLMASLILMLSYGLKKAPYPTYIVSASLLGFYLLLTPILGVATQSGSFLNFLYRMSPLQNIENGFSYLLVGGSLSIVTILLLLLFVGIGVSLNLFTRKK; encoded by the coding sequence ATGAATAGTCCTCATAAAGAAAAACGATACTTAAAAATTTTAACTGCAGTAGCATGCGTATCCCTGTTATCAGGTTCTCTTGTTTATTTTGCATTAAAGGATCAGAGCCTTCACTATTCAAGTGAGATCAAGCAAACTGCTAAGGTTCAATATGCGCTTGTGAATGAAGATAAAGGTGCAAGGTTTGAAAATACTGATTATAATTTAGGCTCGGATTTTGTCACTTTAATTAATCAGGATACAGAGAATAACTGGGAGACAACTAATCGTAGCGTGGCTGAAGCAGGATTGAAGTCTGGTCAGTTTGATGCAGTTATTACTCTTCCGTCAGACTTTTCTGAGAAATTGTTGAGCTTAGAGAGTGTTTCTCCAGAAAAAGCCACTGTTTCTTACCAGATTCGCGAAGGGCAAAACGAACAAGCTAATCAGGCTGTCCACAGTCAAGTTAATACAGTCTTACAAGGATTTAACCAACGGGTGGTTCGGATGTATTTTTCGAGCATCATTCGGAATCTTTCAGATGCACAGACGAATGTGAATCAGATGGCATCTACAGAGTTGTCTCAAAATACGTTCATCATTTCAAATATTCAAGCTCCATTTTCGACCCTACCAGATTCATTTAGAAGTACTCAATCCATTGCAAATAGTCTGAAGACGGATAATGAACTCTTTAAGACCCAACAAGAAGCTTTTGTTAAATCAGTCGCAAGCAGCATGGAAGCGAACAACAACTCTTTAGATGTTTCTGGGAAAGCCCTTGAGTCTACAACAAACTCTGTGAATGAGTTTTCAAAAGAAGCTAATACTCGTCTTGAAAAGTCAACCGACCAATATAAGGAGCAATCTGAAAAAGATAAGGCTACCTTGGAAAAACAATGGACAGATGATCAGAAACATTATTTTGACTTGTATAATGCCCTTTACACTGTCGGGAATGCTAAATTAAAAGAATTGCAGTCTTCCGATACGGCAACCGGTTCCTTTATGGCAGATTTCAAGGCTAAGGCGGGGGAGTATAAAACTGCACAAAGTAAGGTCAAGGGGAACTTAGAGGCACAAATCACTTCTTTAGAAAAAGAAGTAGCGGAGCTTAGAGCACTCAGGGAGACCATTGCAGAGACTTATTATGGCTCTAAGGATTTAAGTGATCAGACAGCTACTGATAAAGATATTCGCTCGGCTATTTTGAACTTAATGACGAAGCCAGAAAATCGAAGCAAACTCCCTAAGCAGTATATTGAGGCAATTGCTAGTCACTTACCGATGATTTCATCTGGAGATTTGAGTGCTCTCATTGCTAAATTAGAGCAAGATAAATTGATCTCATCAGATGAGGCTACAACTTATCGTAATGCACTGAAAATTGTGTCTAACTACAGTAGCGAGTTGGGTGGCTCTTTAGGACAAAATACAACCTTTAAGTATCTGTCCTCAGCGGCTACTGTTACTAGTCCAGTGACCTATCCCATTCACCAAACTCTAGAATTTGATCCGTCAACTGGTAGTCAGACAGTCCAATTGAACATCGATGATGCAAAGATGGGGAATCTTGAACTGGAAGGTGTGACGAAAGATTCAATTGAAGCCTCTATCCGTCAACAGTTAAAAGATACAGGCTATCATGTGACAGCTGCAGTATCAGGAAATACAATTCAAGTCACATTTGTCAATGAAAGAACGGCGTCAACTACTCCTGTCGCCTCTTCGGGCTCAGGGGGATCAAGTACTTCAAATGCGGGTGCAAGTGATGCAGCAACATCTACAAATTCCACTTCTACAAGTGAAAGAACGGCAGCAACGCCAACTACTTCATCAGAAGTCAGTCAACCAAGCTATGCGACACTTCCTAAAAAGGTGAGTGTCACGATTAGTGGTCAGATAAAGTGGAATTTATCTGATGATGTGAAAAAGAATTCCTATAACCAAGTAGGTTATAGTTGGACAGATGGAAGTTCAGTTCAAGCTAGTGCTCAATTATCTGTCTTTAATGGTAAGTATGACACTTTGGCTGAGGATTTACCTGCGATTCTGAAAAACTTCCAAAACCTAGACCTTACTGCCCAACAAATCGTTACTTTATTTGCATCACCAGGGGCAAGTTTAGATATCAATCAATTTGCAGGCACGCTATCAAGTGGTACTCTCGTACAAAAGGCTAGTCCAGATTCTGTATATAGTCTCTACAATAATCTAACTGACGATGAACGGGCTTCAGAAATATCGGATGTTTTAGTTACGAAGTATCGACTTGCAGGAGATAATTTATACAAACAGGTAGATCAGCAATTAAAGGATGTGACAGATATTCTAGGTGAAAAAGAGAATCCTAAAGAAGGCACCCTTCATCAAGTGTATCAGTCTCTCCCAGACTCAGATTTGCTTGTTAAGCAAGCTTCTGCCTTAAATACCTGGTATGGGGAAATGCAGAAGGTCTTAGATGAGGCTCATAATCAGTGGAAAGATTCTGAGAAACTTGCTTATGAATCAGTTGTCAATGATCAAAATCCACAACCAGAGAAGATGAATACCTCTAAGCTGGAAGAAGATGTGAAGTCACTTTTGTCTCAATACGATAGCTTACGAGATAGTTCTAAAAAAGCTGCACAAGCTACAGCTGATGGAGCTGCTCAGGTACGAGATATCTCACCACAAATCCAACAGTTAAACGAGACAACAGAGTCGGTTCAAAAGTCTGCAGATGGTGTTCTTTCCAGTCTGAATCAGAGTGTGAAGGAAACAAGTGGTACAGTTGAGAAAAATACCTCTTATGCAGAACAGTTTGGAAAGGTGCTTGCCAATGCGAAAAGTGGAGGTGCTGATAACAAGCAAGTGTTTAATTTCTTATCCGATCCAATTACTACAAAAGTTACAGAAGGTAAGACACAGGCAGCTAGTCACATTTCCATCATCCCCTATTATATGACCTTGTTGTTATCGGTTATTTCTTTTGTGATAGCTATGACGATCGGACGCTTTGTTAAAGATAGACAGGAAAGGGAAGAAACTGATCTTTTGACAACGAAAAAGTGGGACTTGAAACTTCAAAGTTTCTTACCGACAATCATAACAGTTGCTGTTGGTTCGATTTTGTTTTCAGGAGTTACAATAGGAGTAGCAACAGCAGCCAATGGATTCTTATGGTTCATTTATAGCTTTATGTTAATGGCAAGTTTGATTTTGATGCTATCTTACGGCTTGAAGAAAGCTCCGTATCCGACTTATATTGTATCCGCATCCCTCTTAGGTTTTTATCTCCTACTAACTCCTATTTTGGGAGTAGCAACTCAATCAGGAAGTTTCCTTAATTTCTTATATCGAATGTCTCCGTTACAAAATATTGAAAATGGCTTTAGTTATCTCTTGGTTGGTGGTAGCTTAAGCATTGTAACGATTCTTCTACTCTTATTATTTGTAGGAATCGGAGTTAGTCTTAATCTCTTTACAAGAAAGAAATAA
- a CDS encoding WXG100 family type VII secretion target, translating to MPAISLTPEQLKSEAQTYTNASEQLKDAINKVSGANGRLQGQWQGAAFQSYLEQFQQLSVSVTQMEQLLESIHAQLNQYADTVADRDRQDATSFGLN from the coding sequence ATGCCAGCAATTTCGTTGACCCCAGAACAGTTAAAGTCTGAAGCACAAACTTATACCAATGCTTCTGAACAATTGAAAGATGCCATTAACAAAGTTTCAGGCGCAAATGGTCGTCTTCAAGGACAATGGCAGGGTGCGGCTTTCCAATCTTACTTGGAACAATTCCAACAATTATCAGTAAGCGTAACTCAAATGGAACAACTTCTTGAAAGTATCCATGCACAATTGAATCAATACGCAGATACTGTTGCTGATCGTGACCGTCAGGATGCAACTTCATTTGGTTTGAATTAA
- a CDS encoding EsaB/YukD family protein — translation MKIITVGIKWREQIYDLKLPTQVSFKRVKELICESFSMMNQELPSHFDLQVTNKSIVFYDDDQIADFPLGNGDQLEIVGRKK, via the coding sequence ATGAAGATAATTACGGTTGGTATAAAATGGAGAGAGCAAATATATGATTTGAAACTTCCAACACAGGTTTCATTCAAGAGAGTAAAAGAGCTGATATGTGAGTCATTTTCAATGATGAACCAAGAGCTACCAAGTCACTTTGATCTTCAAGTGACTAATAAATCAATTGTCTTTTATGATGATGACCAGATAGCGGACTTTCCTTTAGGAAACGGAGATCAATTAGAAATTGTAGGGAGAAAGAAATGA
- a CDS encoding DUF1002 domain-containing protein, which yields MRKKFFLTSAAILWAATAMTSVHAATDVQKVIDETYVQPEYVLGSSLSEDQKNQTLSKLGYDASKDTKDIKTMTPDIYSKIMNVANDASLQLYSSAKIQKLGDKSPLEVKIETPENITKVTQDMYRNAAVTLGVEHAKITVAAPIPVTGESALAGIYYSLEANGAKVPQANKDLAQEELKALSDINAENKDKSGYDANKLNVALADIKAGIAKAKEAKGNLTEEDVRKIVEDTLKNYKLDQVITGNQVNIIINFALNLSKSDILNNADFTKTLNDLKESIVSQAGDSFKNINLNFDANKALEDGGNFFSSLWQAIVNFFKSFGA from the coding sequence ATGAGAAAGAAATTCTTTCTAACAAGTGCTGCAATATTGTGGGCTGCAACAGCTATGACGAGTGTCCACGCAGCAACAGATGTTCAAAAAGTAATCGATGAAACCTATGTACAACCCGAATATGTCCTAGGTTCTTCTCTATCTGAAGACCAGAAAAATCAAACTCTTAGCAAACTTGGCTATGACGCATCAAAAGACACCAAAGATATCAAAACTATGACACCTGATATCTATTCGAAAATTATGAATGTGGCTAATGATGCTAGTCTACAGCTCTATTCTTCAGCTAAGATTCAAAAGCTAGGAGATAAGTCGCCTCTAGAGGTCAAGATTGAAACGCCTGAAAATATCACCAAGGTGACGCAGGATATGTACCGTAACGCAGCAGTGACGCTGGGAGTGGAGCATGCCAAAATCACAGTTGCAGCTCCTATTCCAGTTACAGGTGAGAGCGCCCTTGCAGGGATTTACTACTCGTTAGAGGCCAATGGTGCTAAAGTACCGCAAGCCAATAAAGACTTGGCCCAAGAGGAGCTAAAAGCCTTATCAGATATCAATGCTGAAAACAAGGACAAGTCAGGCTACGATGCCAATAAACTCAATGTCGCTTTGGCAGATATCAAGGCAGGAATCGCAAAGGCAAAAGAAGCCAAAGGCAATCTGACAGAAGAAGATGTTCGCAAAATTGTAGAAGACACACTAAAAAACTACAAACTCGATCAGGTTATAACAGGAAACCAGGTCAATATCATCATCAATTTTGCACTCAACCTTTCAAAGAGTGACATTTTGAACAATGCTGATTTCACTAAAACCCTAAATGACCTCAAGGAAAGTATTGTTTCCCAAGCTGGAGATAGTTTTAAAAATATCAATCTCAACTTTGATGCCAATAAAGCGCTGGAAGACGGGGGCAACTTCTTTAGCTCCCTTTGGCAAGCCATTGTCAACTTCTTCAAGAGTTTTGGTGCTTAG
- a CDS encoding DUF7668 domain-containing protein yields the protein MGIFDDFEYKENYQNEEKVIEVLKKILRAIHLNNYRDIMDCVDGSEVDDVKELLEYIDESLQLNDFDKIDEYGVECNFHPNYEYSQLQVYEFNDQTGFAVEYQMTSDSELVDLTLQLEFLYNEDGYKITSIDVDPG from the coding sequence ATGGGAATATTCGATGATTTTGAGTACAAAGAAAACTACCAAAATGAAGAAAAAGTAATTGAAGTACTTAAAAAGATTTTAAGAGCAATTCATCTAAATAATTATAGAGATATTATGGATTGTGTTGATGGTTCGGAAGTTGATGATGTAAAAGAGTTACTTGAATATATTGACGAGTCATTACAATTAAATGATTTTGATAAAATTGATGAATATGGTGTAGAATGTAATTTCCATCCGAATTATGAGTATTCTCAACTACAAGTTTATGAATTTAATGATCAAACTGGTTTTGCTGTTGAATATCAGATGACCTCCGATTCTGAATTAGTAGATTTAACCCTACAGTTAGAATTTTTATATAATGAGGATGGTTACAAAATAACTTCTATAGATGTAGATCCTGGATAA
- a CDS encoding nucleotidyltransferase has protein sequence MSLLFEEFKTICFHLNRVGITPTLMGSLGLEYRTKENWVPSDIDIHVPGDPRGWEAPDHLRIYDWDKIMKVMKDLGYVLIDIHEHEFQKDRVSVEFGSIDSLLDFAGVSESDIELIHIEGITFRLPSLEQYLSIYKASSQDSYRNDHNNNKDFKKIEWLERHL, from the coding sequence ATGAGTCTCTTATTTGAAGAATTTAAAACCATTTGTTTCCATTTAAATCGAGTCGGAATTACACCGACACTGATGGGTTCTTTGGGATTGGAGTATAGAACGAAAGAAAATTGGGTGCCGTCTGACATTGACATTCATGTGCCTGGTGACCCTAGAGGTTGGGAAGCACCGGATCATCTAAGAATTTATGACTGGGACAAGATAATGAAAGTGATGAAAGACTTAGGCTACGTCTTAATAGATATTCATGAGCATGAATTCCAAAAGGATAGAGTGAGTGTTGAATTTGGAAGTATCGATTCCTTACTTGATTTTGCAGGAGTTTCGGAATCGGATATAGAGCTTATTCACATTGAAGGCATCACTTTTCGTCTTCCAAGTCTGGAGCAGTATCTAAGTATTTACAAAGCTTCTTCTCAAGACTCCTATCGAAATGATCACAATAACAATAAGGATTTTAAAAAGATCGAGTGGCTGGAAAGACATTTGTAA
- a CDS encoding CPBP family intramembrane glutamic endopeptidase, with protein sequence MTEIDKRNLKNYLYITFGITYIAWGLLAIFTQSHIFGLETFIGRMLHIVGALGPAIASGFYLKRNNIKFKHFIFNKRKNSSIYFIIHLLAILILFSVSSLELNGVSIYLMPLFFIQLIFFGGGHEELGWRGILQPLLDKKYTYWQSNLIVGSIWGIWHLPLWFIVGESHQGFPFILFFIHTLFLSFVLGLLYRQTKSVGYCLLFHAFANLLNLYFVLKINAIFIIIFIGYLIYTILASNRISKEKDFKF encoded by the coding sequence ATGACAGAAATTGATAAAAGGAATTTAAAAAATTATCTTTATATTACATTTGGAATTACTTATATAGCTTGGGGGCTTCTTGCCATCTTTACTCAATCTCATATTTTTGGATTAGAAACATTTATAGGGAGAATGTTACATATAGTAGGTGCACTTGGTCCAGCTATTGCAAGTGGCTTTTATTTGAAAAGGAATAATATAAAATTTAAACATTTTATATTTAATAAAAGAAAAAATAGTAGTATTTATTTCATTATTCATTTGTTAGCAATTTTGATACTATTTTCTGTATCTTCCTTAGAATTAAATGGAGTATCAATTTATCTGATGCCATTATTCTTTATACAACTAATTTTTTTTGGTGGTGGACATGAAGAATTAGGATGGAGAGGAATACTACAGCCATTACTTGATAAAAAATATACTTATTGGCAATCTAATTTGATTGTAGGTTCAATCTGGGGAATTTGGCATCTGCCTTTATGGTTTATAGTTGGAGAAAGTCATCAAGGATTTCCTTTTATTTTATTTTTTATACATACGTTATTTTTAAGTTTTGTTTTAGGACTTCTTTACCGTCAAACGAAATCTGTCGGTTACTGTTTATTATTTCATGCGTTCGCAAATTTGTTAAATCTCTATTTTGTGTTAAAAATTAATGCTATTTTTATTATAATTTTTATTGGTTATTTAATTTATACAATATTGGCAAGTAATAGAATTAGTAAAGAAAAGGATTTTAAATTTTAG